A DNA window from Mycolicibacter terrae contains the following coding sequences:
- a CDS encoding enoyl-CoA hydratase/isomerase family protein produces METQQATTLTVVAEGARGSITLNRPDKLNPLSTVTLEELVSAARWFDARPAVKVVVIAGSGRSFCAGADLAAFAAAADGAAAMREAADAGRRMAEAIEAMRAVTVVRLHGHCVGGGVVLAAACDLRVAAQDTRFSIPEVDLGIPLAWGGIPRLVREIGPSLTKELVMTCRSFDAAEAKAAGFLNRVVPAADLDTEVDGLVDQLAGKSTLTLCGTKRQVNAVAEGMVATVRSWNDADALVTALHDSESQAAAMAYLERVSRR; encoded by the coding sequence ATGGAAACGCAGCAGGCGACCACCCTCACGGTGGTGGCCGAGGGAGCGCGCGGCTCGATCACCTTGAACCGGCCCGACAAGCTCAACCCGCTGAGCACCGTGACCCTGGAGGAGTTGGTGTCGGCGGCCCGCTGGTTCGACGCGCGGCCGGCGGTGAAGGTCGTCGTCATCGCCGGTAGCGGCCGGTCCTTCTGTGCCGGAGCGGATCTGGCCGCATTCGCGGCAGCCGCCGACGGCGCGGCAGCGATGCGCGAAGCCGCCGACGCCGGACGGCGGATGGCCGAGGCCATCGAGGCCATGCGGGCGGTGACGGTGGTGCGACTGCACGGTCACTGTGTGGGCGGCGGGGTGGTGCTGGCCGCGGCCTGCGACCTGCGGGTGGCCGCGCAGGACACCCGGTTCTCGATTCCCGAAGTCGACTTGGGCATCCCGCTGGCCTGGGGCGGTATCCCGCGGCTGGTGCGTGAGATCGGTCCGTCGCTCACCAAGGAGCTGGTGATGACCTGCCGGTCGTTCGACGCCGCCGAGGCGAAGGCGGCCGGATTTCTCAACCGGGTGGTGCCCGCGGCGGACCTCGACACCGAGGTCGATGGGCTGGTCGACCAGCTGGCCGGAAAATCCACGCTCACCCTCTGCGGCACCAAGCGTCAGGTCAACGCGGTGGCCGAGGGAATGGTGGCGACCGTGCGCAGCTGGAACGACGCCGACGCCCTCGTGACGGCCCTGCACGATTCCGAGTCGCAGGCTGCGGCGATGGCGTACCTGGAACGGGTGAGCCGCCGCTGA
- the fadD11 gene encoding fatty acid--CoA ligase FadD11 — MAGEQPVATLCEAFQRTAAVDPDAVAVRTVGGGRALTWREYAAQVRQVAAGLAGLGVRRGDTVSLMMANRIEFYPLEVGAQHAGATSFSVYNTLPAEQLGYLFGNAGTKVVICEQAYVETIRASNAAIEHLVCIDGHPDGTLSIEDLLAAGEDDFDFETTWRAVQPDDVATLIYTSGTTGLPKGVEMTHTNLLFEAAALDAVLGVRFGDRITSYLPSAHIADRAMALYNSEIFGVQVTVVPDAREIGAALPDVRPTIWGAVPRVWEKLKAAIEFAVAGESDDNRRAALQWALTVGAKRSAALLAGEPVPDDVAAEWAQADELVLSKLRAKLGLDELRWAVSGAAPIPKETLGFFAGIGIPICEVWGMSELSCVASTTNPSEALLGTVGKLLPGLESRIADDGEFLVRGPLVMRGYRKEPAKTAEAVDADGWLHTGDILQQDADGYLRVVDRKKELIINAAGKNMSPANIENAILASCPMIGAMVTIGEARPYNTALMVFDADSVGPYAAARGLAEATPEALAADPGVIEQIAAGVTAGNAKLSRVEQIKRFRVLPTLWEPGGDEVTLTMKLKRRPIAAKYADEIEALYATEPGPHIHQPAH, encoded by the coding sequence ATGGCGGGCGAACAGCCGGTGGCGACGTTGTGTGAGGCGTTTCAGCGCACGGCCGCCGTCGATCCCGACGCGGTGGCGGTGCGGACCGTCGGCGGCGGGCGGGCGTTGACCTGGCGCGAGTATGCGGCGCAGGTGCGGCAGGTGGCGGCCGGACTGGCCGGCCTCGGGGTGCGGCGCGGCGACACGGTATCGCTGATGATGGCCAACCGGATCGAGTTCTACCCGCTGGAGGTCGGGGCTCAACATGCCGGTGCCACGTCGTTCTCGGTGTACAACACGCTGCCCGCCGAACAACTCGGTTATCTGTTCGGCAACGCCGGCACCAAGGTGGTGATCTGCGAGCAGGCCTACGTCGAGACGATCCGCGCCAGTAACGCTGCCATCGAACACCTCGTGTGCATCGACGGGCATCCCGACGGCACCCTGTCGATCGAGGATCTGCTGGCCGCCGGCGAAGACGACTTTGACTTCGAAACCACTTGGCGGGCAGTGCAACCCGACGACGTCGCCACGCTGATCTATACCTCCGGAACCACCGGGCTGCCCAAGGGGGTGGAGATGACGCACACCAACCTGCTGTTCGAGGCCGCCGCACTCGATGCGGTGCTCGGGGTGCGCTTCGGCGACCGGATCACCTCCTACCTGCCCTCGGCGCACATCGCCGACCGGGCGATGGCGCTCTACAACTCCGAGATCTTCGGCGTCCAGGTCACGGTGGTGCCAGACGCCCGCGAGATCGGTGCGGCCCTGCCCGATGTGCGGCCGACGATCTGGGGCGCGGTTCCCCGGGTCTGGGAGAAACTCAAGGCCGCAATCGAATTCGCGGTCGCCGGCGAATCGGACGACAACCGTCGCGCCGCCCTGCAGTGGGCGCTGACGGTCGGCGCGAAGCGGTCTGCGGCATTGCTGGCCGGTGAGCCGGTTCCCGACGACGTGGCGGCCGAGTGGGCGCAGGCCGACGAACTGGTGCTGTCGAAACTGCGGGCCAAGCTGGGCTTGGACGAACTGCGGTGGGCGGTGTCGGGAGCGGCGCCGATTCCCAAGGAGACGCTGGGGTTCTTCGCCGGGATCGGTATTCCGATCTGTGAGGTCTGGGGCATGTCAGAGCTCAGCTGTGTCGCCTCGACCACAAATCCGAGCGAAGCCCTGCTCGGAACCGTCGGAAAATTGTTGCCCGGCTTGGAAAGTCGCATCGCCGACGACGGCGAGTTCCTGGTCCGGGGACCGCTGGTGATGCGGGGCTACCGCAAAGAGCCGGCCAAGACCGCCGAGGCGGTCGATGCCGACGGCTGGCTGCACACCGGCGACATCCTGCAACAGGATGCGGACGGCTATCTGCGGGTGGTCGACCGCAAGAAGGAGTTGATCATCAACGCCGCCGGCAAGAACATGTCGCCGGCGAACATCGAGAACGCCATCCTGGCGTCCTGCCCGATGATCGGCGCCATGGTCACCATCGGTGAGGCTCGGCCCTACAACACCGCCTTGATGGTGTTCGACGCCGACTCGGTCGGCCCCTACGCCGCCGCGCGCGGATTGGCCGAGGCGACACCGGAAGCGCTGGCAGCCGACCCGGGCGTCATCGAACAGATCGCCGCCGGGGTGACCGCCGGCAACGCCAAGCTCTCGCGGGTCGAACAGATCAAGCGTTTCCGGGTGCTGCCCACGCTGTGGGAGCCCGGCGGCGACGAGGTGACGCTCACCATGAAACTGAAACGCCGGCCGATCGCGGCGAAGTATGCCGACGAGATCGAGGCGCTCTACGCGACCGAGCCCGGGCCGCACATCCACCAGCCGGCACATTAG
- a CDS encoding DUF488 domain-containing protein, with protein sequence MGRLVDVRTAPGSRRNPDTAREAMQHWLPEAGVGYRWEPRLGGWRRVKGESPDVGLRNDSFRSYAGYMRSDDFRAGIDELLAEATEQQVAVMCAETVWWRCHRKLIADYLTLVREVPVRHLMHDGKLREHRPTAEARVDGDVLVYDGPPPDSG encoded by the coding sequence GTGGGCCGCCTGGTCGACGTGCGCACCGCGCCGGGCAGCCGCCGCAATCCCGACACCGCGCGCGAGGCGATGCAGCACTGGCTGCCCGAAGCCGGCGTCGGCTACCGGTGGGAGCCGCGGTTGGGTGGTTGGCGACGGGTCAAAGGCGAGAGCCCGGATGTCGGCCTGCGCAACGACTCGTTTCGCTCCTATGCGGGCTACATGCGCTCGGACGATTTCCGTGCCGGCATCGACGAGCTATTGGCGGAGGCGACCGAACAACAGGTCGCGGTGATGTGCGCGGAGACGGTGTGGTGGCGTTGCCACCGCAAATTGATCGCGGACTACCTCACGCTGGTGCGTGAGGTGCCGGTACGTCACCTGATGCACGACGGGAAGCTGCGAGAACACCGGCCGACCGCCGAAGCCCGGGTCGACGGCGATGTTCTGGTGTACGACGGCCCTCCGCCCGACTCCGGGTAG
- a CDS encoding nitroreductase family deazaflavin-dependent oxidoreductase, whose product MPLSGEYAPSPWDWSRENAEKYMASGGTEGTEMKGMPVVLLTTVGAKTGKLRKTPLMRVEHEGQYAIVASLGGAPKNPVWYHNVVKNPRVELQDGTVTGDYDAREVSGEEKAQWWERAVAAYPDYADYQKKTDREIPVFVLTPVG is encoded by the coding sequence ATGCCATTGAGCGGAGAATATGCACCCAGCCCGTGGGATTGGTCCCGAGAGAACGCCGAGAAGTACATGGCGTCCGGGGGCACCGAGGGCACCGAGATGAAGGGCATGCCGGTCGTGCTGCTGACCACGGTCGGCGCCAAGACCGGCAAGCTGCGCAAGACCCCGCTGATGCGGGTGGAGCACGAGGGGCAGTACGCGATCGTCGCGTCACTCGGCGGCGCGCCCAAGAACCCGGTCTGGTACCACAACGTCGTCAAGAATCCGCGGGTCGAACTGCAGGATGGAACGGTCACCGGCGACTACGACGCCCGCGAGGTGTCCGGTGAAGAGAAGGCGCAGTGGTGGGAGCGTGCGGTGGCTGCCTACCCCGACTACGCCGACTACCAGAAGAAGACCGATCGGGAGATCCCGGTGTTCGTGCTGACCCCGGTGGGCTGA
- the ilvA gene encoding threonine ammonia-lyase IlvA, whose amino-acid sequence MSAELRQNRDGPNSGPLKAADVDAAAKRIAGVVAPTPLQYSDRLSNITGANVYLKREDLMSVRSYKLRGAYNLLVQLTDAELAAGVVCSSAGNHAQGFAYACRSLGIRGRVYVPAKTPKQKRDRIRYHGGDFIELIVGGATYDLAAEAALADVARTGATLVPPYDDLRTMAGQGTIAVEILDQLGGQPDLVVVPVGGGGCIAGITTYLAERTTDSAVLGVEPAGAAAMMAALAAGELVTLDHVDQFVDGAAVKRAGALPYAALAAAGDMVSVTTVDEGAVCTAMLDLYQNEGIIAEPAGALSVAGLLEADVTPGSTVVCLISGGNNDVSRYGEILERSLVHQGLKHYFLVDFPQEPGALRRFLDEVLGPGDDVTLFEYVKRNNRETGEALVGIQLGSAADLDGLLARMRSSQVHVEPLEPGSPAYRYLL is encoded by the coding sequence GTGTCCGCCGAACTGCGCCAGAACCGCGATGGTCCCAACTCCGGCCCGTTGAAAGCGGCCGACGTCGACGCGGCGGCCAAGCGAATCGCCGGAGTGGTCGCACCCACCCCGCTGCAGTACAGCGACCGGTTGTCGAATATCACCGGCGCGAACGTCTACCTCAAGCGCGAGGACCTGATGTCGGTGCGGTCCTACAAGCTGCGCGGCGCCTACAACCTGCTGGTCCAGTTGACCGATGCGGAGCTGGCGGCTGGGGTGGTGTGCTCGTCGGCCGGCAACCATGCGCAGGGGTTCGCCTACGCCTGCCGCTCGCTGGGCATCCGCGGCCGGGTCTACGTGCCCGCCAAGACGCCGAAGCAGAAGCGTGACCGGATCCGCTATCACGGCGGGGATTTCATCGAGCTGATCGTCGGCGGGGCGACCTATGACCTGGCTGCCGAGGCGGCGCTGGCCGACGTGGCCCGCACCGGCGCCACCCTGGTGCCGCCCTACGACGACCTGCGGACGATGGCCGGTCAGGGCACCATCGCCGTCGAGATTCTCGACCAACTCGGCGGCCAACCGGATCTGGTGGTGGTTCCGGTCGGCGGCGGCGGCTGCATCGCCGGCATCACCACCTACCTGGCGGAGCGGACCACCGACAGCGCGGTGCTGGGCGTCGAGCCCGCCGGAGCCGCCGCGATGATGGCCGCGCTGGCGGCCGGAGAATTGGTGACCCTCGACCACGTCGATCAATTCGTCGACGGCGCCGCCGTCAAGCGTGCCGGGGCCCTGCCCTATGCCGCGCTGGCCGCCGCCGGCGACATGGTCTCGGTCACCACCGTGGACGAGGGCGCGGTCTGCACCGCGATGCTCGATCTCTATCAGAACGAGGGGATCATCGCCGAACCGGCGGGGGCGCTCTCGGTGGCCGGTCTGTTGGAGGCCGATGTCACCCCGGGTTCTACGGTGGTGTGCCTGATCTCCGGCGGCAACAACGACGTCTCGCGTTACGGCGAGATCTTGGAACGCTCCCTAGTGCACCAGGGCCTCAAGCACTATTTCCTGGTCGACTTTCCCCAGGAGCCGGGTGCGCTGCGGCGGTTCCTCGATGAGGTGCTCGGCCCCGGCGACGACGTCACACTGTTCGAGTACGTCAAACGCAACAACCGGGAGACCGGTGAGGCCCTGGTCGGGATTCAACTGGGGTCGGCGGCCGATCTGGACGGGCTGTTGGCCCGGATGCGCTCCTCGCAGGTCCACGTCGAGCCCCTGGAGCCGGGGTCGCCGGCGTATCGCTACCTGCTCTGA
- a CDS encoding threonine/serine exporter family protein — protein sequence MDETGVRRVLDIALRFGQLLLGSQAGTADVAASVLAVATAYGLPQTQVDIMANSIRVSVPRGVPGAPVTAMYLVQSRSLDYTRLQLATDLAEHVVNTTPDPEWVQQQLDIVSRAAHPYPRWVATAGWAVMAGGFAVLIGAGPLVALVSAVTTALIDRIGRVLNGWRLPLLFQQVVAAAVATGVAIGLHAAGWLPAGTPVSPVVAANIVVLLSGLATVGSVQDAITGYQLTAVSRGMDIVLSSVGILVGVSIAVQIGGVFGAEVRVSPGMPVAVLSVPVYVLAGAIGAAAAAIAGYAQFKAALAAGLAGATATLLFFGLQLVQANPIVSSFAAAAATGLVGTLLAPRLRVTPLVIIMAGIIPLVPGLTLFRGFVQLVNGRPDAGSSLGMAAGLALALGAGAVLGPLLAPSVRRELSRYHLRGRGPATRRLRSPYRIPQLAGIRYFGRRAVQSGS from the coding sequence ATGGATGAGACCGGCGTCCGGCGGGTGCTCGATATCGCCCTGCGATTCGGGCAGCTGCTGCTGGGCTCGCAGGCGGGAACCGCCGATGTCGCCGCGAGTGTGCTCGCCGTGGCCACCGCCTACGGGTTGCCGCAGACCCAGGTGGACATCATGGCGAACTCGATCCGGGTGTCGGTGCCCCGCGGGGTGCCGGGCGCCCCGGTCACCGCGATGTATCTGGTGCAGTCGCGCTCACTGGACTACACCCGGCTGCAGCTGGCCACCGACCTCGCCGAGCATGTGGTGAACACGACACCCGATCCCGAGTGGGTGCAACAGCAGTTGGACATCGTGAGTCGGGCCGCTCATCCCTATCCCCGATGGGTGGCCACCGCCGGCTGGGCGGTCATGGCCGGTGGCTTCGCCGTGCTGATCGGCGCCGGGCCGCTGGTGGCCCTGGTCTCGGCGGTCACCACCGCACTGATCGACCGGATCGGCCGGGTGCTCAACGGCTGGCGACTTCCCCTGTTGTTCCAGCAGGTCGTCGCCGCAGCGGTGGCCACCGGGGTCGCGATCGGTCTGCACGCCGCCGGCTGGCTGCCCGCCGGCACCCCGGTGTCCCCGGTGGTGGCCGCCAATATCGTGGTGCTGCTGTCGGGGCTGGCCACCGTCGGCTCGGTGCAGGACGCCATCACCGGCTACCAGCTCACGGCCGTCTCACGGGGAATGGACATCGTGCTGTCCTCTGTCGGCATTCTGGTCGGTGTCTCGATCGCGGTGCAGATCGGCGGGGTGTTCGGTGCCGAAGTCCGGGTGAGTCCCGGGATGCCGGTCGCGGTGTTGAGCGTGCCGGTGTATGTGCTGGCGGGCGCCATCGGGGCGGCGGCCGCCGCGATTGCCGGCTATGCGCAGTTCAAGGCGGCCTTGGCGGCAGGCCTGGCGGGAGCGACCGCGACGTTGCTGTTCTTCGGGCTGCAACTGGTACAGGCCAACCCGATCGTGAGCTCGTTCGCGGCTGCCGCGGCGACCGGGCTGGTCGGCACGCTGCTGGCACCCCGGCTGCGCGTCACGCCGCTGGTGATCATCATGGCCGGCATCATCCCGCTGGTTCCCGGGCTGACCCTGTTCCGCGGATTTGTGCAGTTGGTCAACGGCCGGCCGGACGCCGGGAGCTCACTCGGGATGGCGGCCGGGCTGGCATTGGCGCTCGGCGCCGGCGCGGTGCTGGGGCCGTTGCTGGCGCCCTCGGTGCGGCGGGAACTCAGTCGCTATCACCTGCGCGGTCGCGGGCCCGCGACGCGTCGCCTCCGCAGCCCGTACCGAATTCCGCAGCTGGCCGGTATCCGCTACTTCGGGCGCCGCGCGGTTCAATCGGGTTCGTGA
- the glgX gene encoding glycogen debranching protein GlgX: MVVSPVPAVWPGHSYPLGAVYDGAGTNFAVFSEVAERVELCLIDDTDNAESRICLDEVDGYIWHAYLPGIGPGQHYGFRVHGPFDPAAGHRCDPGKLLLDPYGKAFNGDFDFGPELFSYDLNDPDGPDGGGPPPALNSLGHTMTSVVINPFFDWAADRSPRTPYHETIIYEAHVKGMTRTHPGIPDELRGTYAGLAHPVIIEHLKSLSVTAIELMPVHQFLHDHRLLQLGLRNYWGYNTFGFFAPHNSYAASRQAGGAVAEFKAMVRAFHQAGIEVILDVVYNHTAEGNHLGPTINFRGIDNAAYYRLDEDDLRHYTDYTGTGNSLNARHPHTLQLIMDSLRYWVTEMHVDGFRFDLASTLARELHDVDRLSAFFDLVQQDPVVSQVKLIAEPWDVGEGGYQVGNFPGLWTEWNGKYRDTVRDYWRGEPETLGEFASRLTGSSDLYEATGRRPSASINFVTCHDGFTLADLVSYNDKHNDANGEDNRDGESYNRSWNCGVEGPTDDPAILALRAHQIRNIMATLLISQGTPMIAHGDEMGRTQRGNNNVYCQDSELSWMDWSLMDKNADLLTFTRTLTALRTAHPVFRRRRFFEGRPIRGGDEVRDIAWLTPAGQEMTRQDWDSEFGRCVMVFLNGEALPEPDARGQRIIDDSFLLCFNAGETPVDFVTPNTEYAQGWHAVVDTADPTGSSELEVEAGQAVTVAARSLIILCKSR; this comes from the coding sequence ATGGTGGTGAGCCCGGTCCCCGCGGTCTGGCCCGGCCACAGTTACCCCCTCGGCGCCGTCTATGACGGAGCCGGAACCAATTTCGCGGTGTTCTCCGAGGTCGCCGAGCGCGTCGAACTGTGCCTGATCGACGACACCGACAACGCCGAGTCGCGGATCTGTCTCGACGAGGTCGACGGCTATATCTGGCATGCCTATCTACCCGGTATCGGGCCGGGACAGCATTACGGGTTCCGGGTGCACGGGCCGTTCGACCCCGCCGCGGGGCACCGCTGCGACCCCGGCAAGCTGCTGCTGGACCCGTACGGCAAGGCATTCAACGGCGATTTCGATTTCGGTCCGGAGCTGTTCTCCTACGACCTCAACGACCCCGACGGCCCAGACGGCGGGGGGCCTCCCCCGGCGCTCAATTCGTTGGGGCACACCATGACCAGCGTGGTGATCAACCCGTTCTTCGACTGGGCCGCCGACCGCTCACCGCGCACCCCGTACCACGAGACGATCATCTACGAGGCGCACGTCAAGGGCATGACCCGAACCCACCCCGGGATACCGGATGAGCTTCGCGGCACCTACGCCGGGCTGGCGCATCCGGTGATCATCGAGCACCTCAAGTCGCTGAGCGTGACCGCGATCGAACTCATGCCGGTGCACCAGTTCCTGCACGATCATCGGCTGCTGCAACTGGGACTGCGGAACTACTGGGGCTACAACACATTCGGGTTCTTCGCGCCGCACAACTCCTACGCGGCCAGCCGCCAGGCCGGCGGCGCGGTGGCGGAGTTCAAGGCGATGGTGCGCGCCTTCCACCAGGCGGGCATCGAGGTGATCCTCGACGTGGTCTACAACCACACCGCCGAAGGCAACCATCTGGGCCCGACCATCAACTTCCGCGGCATCGACAACGCCGCCTACTACCGGCTCGACGAGGACGATCTACGGCACTACACCGACTACACCGGCACCGGCAACAGCCTCAACGCCCGGCATCCGCACACCCTGCAGTTGATCATGGACTCGTTGCGCTACTGGGTGACCGAGATGCACGTCGACGGATTCCGATTCGACCTCGCCTCGACACTGGCCCGGGAACTGCACGATGTCGACCGGCTGTCCGCGTTCTTCGACCTGGTGCAACAGGATCCGGTGGTCAGCCAGGTCAAGCTGATCGCCGAGCCGTGGGACGTCGGTGAAGGCGGCTATCAGGTGGGCAACTTCCCGGGGCTGTGGACGGAGTGGAACGGCAAGTACCGCGACACCGTGCGCGACTATTGGCGCGGCGAACCGGAGACCTTGGGCGAGTTCGCCTCCCGGCTGACCGGATCCTCGGACTTATACGAGGCCACCGGGCGGCGTCCCAGCGCCAGCATCAACTTCGTCACCTGCCATGACGGTTTCACACTGGCAGATCTGGTGTCCTACAACGACAAACACAACGACGCCAACGGGGAGGACAACCGGGACGGCGAGAGCTACAACCGGTCGTGGAACTGCGGTGTCGAGGGGCCGACCGACGACCCCGCCATCCTGGCGTTGCGCGCGCATCAGATCCGCAACATCATGGCCACCCTGCTGATCAGCCAGGGCACCCCGATGATCGCGCACGGCGACGAGATGGGCCGTACCCAGCGCGGCAACAACAACGTCTACTGCCAGGACTCCGAGCTGTCCTGGATGGACTGGTCGCTGATGGACAAGAACGCCGACCTGCTGACGTTCACCCGCACACTGACCGCTCTGCGGACCGCCCATCCGGTGTTCCGCCGGCGTCGCTTCTTCGAGGGCCGGCCGATCCGCGGCGGCGACGAGGTGCGCGACATCGCCTGGCTGACGCCGGCCGGCCAGGAGATGACCCGACAGGACTGGGACAGCGAATTCGGCAGATGTGTCATGGTCTTCCTCAACGGCGAGGCGTTGCCCGAACCCGATGCCCGCGGCCAGCGCATCATCGACGACTCGTTTCTGCTGTGCTTCAACGCCGGTGAGACACCGGTGGACTTCGTCACCCCCAACACCGAATACGCCCAAGGCTGGCACGCGGTGGTCGACACCGCCGATCCCACCGGCAGCAGCGAACTCGAGGTCGAAGCCGGTCAGGCCGTGACGGTGGCGGCCCGCTCGCTGATCATCCTGTGCAAGAGCCGGTGA
- a CDS encoding acyltransferase family protein, translating to MIALSPPRPAATPVAAPAPGSVPAAGPAAAMGTRKAGFYRHDLDGLRGIAIALVAVFHVWFGRVSGGVDVFLALSGFFFGGKLLRVALNPSSSLSPVPDLIRLVRRLLPALVVVLAACAVLTIWIQPQTRWETFADQSLASLGYYQNWELARTASDYLRAGEAVSPLQHIWSMSVQGQFYLSFLLLIFGFAYAFRRLLRTRLRSAFVVLLTALTVASFWYAIVAHQSNQALAYYNSFARAWELLLGALAGALIPYIRWPMWLRTAVATLALAAILSCGALIEGVQEFPGPWALVPVGATVALILAGANRHAHPSTGGRLPWPNRWLATGPLVTLGAMAYSLYLWHWPLLIFWLSYTGHRHASALEGAGILLLSGVLAYLTTRLVEDPLRYRTPAGDRPAAVPNIPWRRPPAGWWKRPTLALGSTVVLLGVALTATSFTWREHVTVQRASGKELAKLSKDDYPGARALIKHQRVPKLRMRPTILEAKKDLPKSTRDGCISTFTNPALINCTYGDPEAIRTVALAGGSHAEHWLPALDILGQKHHFKVVTYLKMGCPLSTEKVPLIMGNNAPYPQCYEWVGKTMDKLIADHPDFVFTTATRPWNIKPGDVMPGTYIGIWKRLSEHKIPILGVRDTPWLVRDGDPFQPADCLASGGDAVSCGIKRSEVLVDRNPTLDFVKRFPLLKPLDLSDAVCDKDICRAVEGNVLIYHDSHHLSATYMRTMAGELGRQMGPATGWW from the coding sequence ATGATTGCCCTGTCCCCGCCGCGACCGGCGGCAACACCTGTTGCGGCACCCGCGCCCGGATCCGTCCCGGCCGCCGGGCCGGCCGCGGCGATGGGAACCCGCAAAGCGGGTTTCTACCGCCACGACCTCGACGGGCTGCGCGGCATCGCGATCGCGTTGGTGGCGGTGTTCCATGTCTGGTTCGGACGGGTGTCCGGCGGGGTCGACGTCTTCCTGGCGCTGTCGGGCTTCTTCTTCGGCGGCAAGCTGCTGCGCGTCGCGCTGAACCCGTCCTCCTCGCTGTCACCGGTGCCGGATCTGATCCGGCTGGTTCGCCGGCTGCTGCCCGCCCTGGTCGTGGTGTTGGCCGCCTGCGCGGTGCTGACCATCTGGATCCAGCCGCAGACCCGTTGGGAGACGTTCGCCGACCAGAGTCTGGCCAGCCTCGGCTACTACCAGAACTGGGAATTGGCCCGCACCGCCTCGGATTACCTGCGCGCCGGTGAGGCGGTCAGCCCACTGCAACACATCTGGTCGATGTCGGTGCAGGGCCAGTTCTACCTCAGCTTCCTGCTGCTGATCTTCGGCTTCGCGTACGCGTTCCGGCGCCTGCTGCGCACCCGCCTGCGCTCGGCCTTCGTGGTGCTGCTCACCGCGCTGACCGTGGCGTCGTTCTGGTATGCGATCGTCGCTCACCAGTCCAACCAGGCCCTGGCCTACTACAACAGCTTCGCCCGCGCCTGGGAACTGCTGCTCGGCGCGCTGGCCGGGGCACTCATCCCCTACATCCGCTGGCCGATGTGGCTGCGGACCGCCGTCGCCACCCTGGCGCTGGCGGCGATCCTGAGCTGTGGCGCCCTGATCGAGGGCGTGCAGGAATTCCCCGGCCCATGGGCGCTGGTGCCGGTCGGCGCCACGGTGGCGCTCATCCTGGCCGGGGCCAACCGGCACGCGCACCCGAGCACCGGCGGGAGACTGCCCTGGCCCAACCGGTGGCTGGCCACCGGCCCGCTGGTGACATTGGGCGCGATGGCCTACTCGCTGTACCTATGGCACTGGCCGCTGCTGATCTTCTGGCTGTCCTACACCGGCCACCGCCACGCCTCGGCGCTCGAGGGCGCCGGCATCCTGCTGCTGTCCGGCGTGCTGGCCTACCTGACCACCCGGCTCGTCGAGGACCCCCTGCGCTACCGGACCCCGGCCGGCGACCGGCCGGCCGCCGTGCCGAACATCCCCTGGCGGAGACCGCCGGCGGGCTGGTGGAAACGGCCGACGCTGGCGTTGGGTTCGACGGTGGTGCTGCTCGGCGTGGCGCTGACCGCGACCTCGTTCACCTGGCGCGAACACGTCACCGTCCAGCGTGCCAGCGGCAAGGAACTGGCCAAGCTCAGCAAAGACGACTACCCGGGCGCCCGCGCGCTGATCAAACATCAGCGGGTGCCCAAGCTGCGGATGCGGCCCACCATCCTCGAGGCCAAGAAGGATCTGCCCAAGTCCACCCGGGACGGGTGCATCAGCACCTTCACCAACCCGGCCCTGATCAACTGCACCTACGGCGACCCGGAGGCCATCCGGACCGTCGCACTGGCCGGCGGGTCGCATGCCGAACACTGGCTGCCCGCGCTGGACATCCTGGGCCAGAAGCACCACTTCAAGGTGGTGACCTACCTCAAGATGGGCTGCCCGTTGTCCACCGAGAAGGTGCCGCTGATCATGGGCAACAACGCGCCCTATCCGCAGTGCTACGAGTGGGTGGGCAAGACGATGGACAAGTTGATCGCCGACCACCCGGACTTCGTGTTCACCACCGCCACCCGGCCGTGGAACATCAAACCCGGCGATGTGATGCCGGGAACCTACATCGGGATCTGGAAAAGGTTGTCCGAGCACAAGATCCCCATCCTCGGGGTGCGTGACACGCCGTGGCTGGTGCGCGACGGGGACCCGTTCCAGCCGGCGGACTGCCTGGCCTCCGGGGGTGACGCGGTGTCCTGTGGCATCAAACGCTCCGAGGTCCTCGTCGATCGCAACCCCACCCTCGATTTCGTCAAGCGGTTCCCGCTGCTCAAGCCGCTGGATCTGTCCGACGCCGTGTGCGACAAAGACATCTGCCGCGCCGTGGAGGGCAATGTGCTGATCTATCACGATTCCCACCACCTGTCGGCCACCTACATGCGCACCATGGCCGGCGAACTCGGCCGGCAGATGGGTCCGGCCACCGGATGGTGGTGA